In Macadamia integrifolia cultivar HAES 741 unplaced genomic scaffold, SCU_Mint_v3 scaffold1797, whole genome shotgun sequence, one DNA window encodes the following:
- the LOC122064867 gene encoding major pollen allergen Ole e 10-like: MAKAVALSLHILFLSALLLSSFNSGGTLKLVKGQKTWCVAKPSSDPKILQENIDYACSNADCSILRRGCPCSNPDNLMNHASLAMNIYYQSRGRNHWNCDFKNSGLIVISDPSYGNCQYA; encoded by the exons ATGGCTAAAGCTGTAGCTCTCTCTCTTCACATTCTCTTCCTTTCTGCGCTCTTGCTCTCGTCCTTCAACTCAG GTGGAACCCTGAAATTGGTGAAAGGACAG AAAACTTGGTGTGTGGCCAAGCCTTCGTCAGATCCAAAAATCCTACAAGAAAACATTGATTACGCTTGCTCGAATGCGGATTGCAGTATTCTGAGAAGAGGTTGTCCATGCTCCAACCCAGATAATCTCATGAACCATGCCTCTTTAGCCATGAACATTTACTACCAGTCCAGGGGACGGAACCATTGGAACTGTGACTTCAAGAATTCTGGTCTCATTGTAATCAGTGACCCAA GTTATGGGAATTGCCAATATGCTTAA